CCATGCAAGGCACTGGCGGCTACATCATTCCTCCAGAAGGCTACATGGCGAAACTGGCCGAAAGCCTGAAAAAACGCAATGTCTTGTTGGTAGCCGATGAAATCCAGATGGGTGTTTACCGTACTGGCAAGCTCTGGTCATGGGAAAACTTCGGTATCGTTCCTGATATATTCGTGTTCGGTAAAGCTATCACCAATGGCTTGAATCCACTCTCTGGTATCTGGGCGCGTGAAGAACTGATTTCACCTGAGAAATTCCCGCCTGGATCAACCCATTCAACCTTTGCTTCTAATCCTCTGGGCACTTCTGTTGCACTCGAAGTGTTGCGCATGACGGAAGAAAAGGACTTTGAGCCGGAAGTACGTGCTCGTGGTGCGTATTTCCTCAATCGCATCCAGGAACTGAAATCACGCTGGAAAGTAATCGGCGATGTCAGCGGTCTTGGCTTGGCACTGCGTATCGAGCTGTGTACCAATGACAGCTTTACACCAAGCCGTGCACTGGCAGATCGTATGTTCAACGAAGGTTTGAAAGGCGATTTGCTGGTCGGTGATAAGAAATATGGCTTGGTACTGGATATTGGTGGTTACTCCAAAAATGTCATCACGCTAGCCCCATCATTATTGATTAGCGAAGAAGAAATTGATCTTGGCATCCACCTGTTTGAAATGCTGCTTCGCCGTTGTGGTGCAGAATAATGACGTTTAGTAATAGTAGGCTGCCAGACTAACCTAGGATGCAGGATATTTTTATCTACGATTTTGATTCAAGCGTTTCTACACAACCAGACTTGATGGCGCAGTATCAAACGCGCATCAAGCTGATTGACCTCAAACGTCATCGATTTGCAGCGAGGTTGTGGACCAGCCGCATGAAATTCAACAGCTTGCGAAAAAAGATCGCGACTTATGGTCGCCCCTTTTTTGCGCTG
This genomic window from Methyloradius palustris contains:
- a CDS encoding aspartate aminotransferase family protein, with translation MEQKIIEILEKNDKYCSHGDTVNYADPPKVFESCEGSFLYDENQTPYLDWQMWYSAVNFGYKNKRLNDKLKEQIDIMPQLASQYLHKEKVELAEIICKYVEDKYGVKGRVHFNVGGAQAVEDSIKVVRNHTGKTHQFAFMGGYHGRTLGASAITSSYRYRRRFGNFADRAHFVPYPYCFRCPYSMKVETCDTYCHKEFEKLFETEYQSFWDEKSGQCEFGAFYIEPMQGTGGYIIPPEGYMAKLAESLKKRNVLLVADEIQMGVYRTGKLWSWENFGIVPDIFVFGKAITNGLNPLSGIWAREELISPEKFPPGSTHSTFASNPLGTSVALEVLRMTEEKDFEPEVRARGAYFLNRIQELKSRWKVIGDVSGLGLALRIELCTNDSFTPSRALADRMFNEGLKGDLLVGDKKYGLVLDIGGYSKNVITLAPSLLISEEEIDLGIHLFEMLLRRCGAE